Below is a genomic region from Citrobacter tructae.
TGGCGAAGCTGGATCCGCCGGGGACATCAGGCCTTTGATGCACTGGCGCAACTGCCACAGCCAGTTATTGCATTAATACATGGGCTGGCATACGGCGGCGGTCTGGAACTGGCTGCCGCCGCCGATATCCGCTTATGCAGCGAAGAGGCACGAATGGCGCTGCCAGAAACCGGGTTGGCGACGGTTCCTGGCTGGTCTGGTACCCAGCGTTTGACGTCTCTGCTGGGACGCTCATTGGTGAAAGAGATGGTGTTCATCGGCGAGCCGCTGGATGCTCAGCGAGCACTAGATTGTGGCCTTGTGAGCCGCGTTACATCGGCTGCTGACCTCGTTGCTGCCGGTCAAGATCTGGCACAGAAGATTTCCCAGCGCGCGCCAATCGCGGTACAGATTGCCAAGCAAGTTATTGATGCGGGTGAAGGAATCTCGACTGGGCGAACACTTGAAGCTCTGGCAGGTGCCTGTTCGGCAGCGACAGAAGATGCACTTGAGGGTAGCCAGGCATTCAGGGATAAACGGCAGCCTCACTTTACAGCCAGATAACACCCGTTCTGGCTAATCCACAAGGATTGCAATTAAAAACAGTAAGTTCCCCATTAATTTCGGGCGGGATTCTTGTATCCGCCGGAAAGGAGACATCACCATGCAGTCAAAAAATACAGAGATGGCATCATCAGAAAACCAAGCAGAGCAAGGACATGTTACACCGCAGGATCTCCGCCGCGCGGCATGGACCTGCTCACTGGGCAGCGCCCTGGAATATTACGATTTTGCCCTGTACAGTCTGGCCTCGGCGATTATTTTTGGCCCGCTCTTTTTCCCTAATCAGGAACCCGGCATCGCCCTTATTGCCAGTTTTGGTACCTACTTTTTAGGCTTCGCCGTCAGACCAGTCGGCGGCATTCTTTTCGGATCGTTAGGTGACAGGCTAGGAAGAAAATTTGTCCTGCTGGCAACGGTACTATTAATGGGCACAGCCAGTACACTTATCGGCTTACTCCCCACCTATGAAACCGCAGGTATCTGGGCACCCGTGATGCTGGTCGCACTGCGTCTGCTGCAAGGACTGGGTGCTGGCGCGGAGCAAGCGGGTGCTGCCGTGCTGATGACGGAATACGCCCCACGAGGCAAGCGCGGTTATTACGCTGCATTACCGTTCCTGGGCATTCAGATCGGTACATTTATGGCATCAGCCGTCTATTTTATCCTGCTGCATAATGTGACCAATATTGCTGAAAGCTGGTTGTGGCGTCTGCCGTTCCTCGCCAGCGTTCTGATCATTGCCGTCGCAATTTACATCCGTTTGCACCTGAAAGAGTCACCTTCATTTTCGAAGTTGGAAGCTCGTAAGCAGGTCACCGATTCACCATTACGCAATTTGCTGAAAACCTCACGCCGCAATGTGTTTGTCGGTATTGGCCTGCGCCTCGCGGAAAACGGTGGCTCTTCGATTTACCAGGCACTTGCCATCAGTTATATCGTGGGCGTTGTCGGGCTGGATAAATCGGTCGGCACTCTGTGCCTGATGTCCGCCGTGGTGGTTGGGGCCATTATGGTGCCAATTGCAGGATGGCTTACTGACCGCTTCGGTCGGGTGATTGTTTACCGCAGCCTGGCAATTTTCCAATTGCTTATCACCTTCCCGGTATGGTGGTCATTCAGCCACGGTAATGTGCCTGTTACCATCGTGTCTCTCTCACTGGCTCTTGGCGTGGGTGCATGGGGAATGTTTGGCGCACAAGGTGCATTCTTGCCAGAGTTATTTGGTGCCCGTCACCGCTATATTGGTGTCGCCCTGGCTCGAGAAGTTTCTGCCGTTATCGCGGGTGGGATTGCTCCTCTGATTGGCTCAGCCATTATTACCTGGGTTATCCACACTACTGACCCGAGCGGTATCTCAGCCTGGATGCCGATTGCTATCTACCTCAGTCTACTCACCGTAGGAACTATCATCGCCACGTTCTTCGCGCCGGAGACTCGCGATCGCGACCTGGATGATTTAGCAGATGCAAAAGTGAATGCAACCGTACCACGCCAAGGGACCACGGAGTCATATCATGACGCATAACGTTTCCAGCGCCATTGTTGATAACCTGACTGATGTAAAAATGCCTCATTACTCTCCGCTGGCGCAAGCCAGCGGAAGTATCGACGTCGATGGCTACGTTTTACCGGAGTACCACTGCAATACGTTAGTGCTGGGCAGTGGTGCTGCGGGTTGGCGCGCCGCTGTTGAACTGAAGCGCCGCGATGTTGATGTGATCGTGGCCTCCAGCAAAGCGTTTTGGGGTACATCTGCCTGCTCGGGTTCCGATAAGCAAACTTTGCATACCGCAAACACACGCGGTAATGGCGATCGCTTCCTGGCTCTGAGCGATGCGCTCTCGGCAGGCGGGTCAATGGATGAAGATACAGCCTATATTGAGGCTGTCGGATCAGTGAATACATGCGAGGTGCTGAAATACCTTGGGCTGGATCTGCCAGAAGACACATTCGGTGCGACATTGCGTTATCAGACGGACCACGATGAATTCGGTCGGGCCACCAGTTGTGGCCCACGGACGTCTCGCCTGATGGTTAAAGTACTGGCTCAAGAAGCGATGCGCCTGAATATTCCTCTGCTCAATCATACTACGGCAATAAAAATCCTTACCGATGGCGAAGGTGAGATGCGACATGTGACGGGCGTGGTCGCTATCGACAAATCATGCAGGGAAAATCCCTGGCGTATGGTTATTATCCGTTGCCAGCATCTGGTATTCGCCACAGGTGGCCCCGGAGAGCTTTATCGGGAAAGTGTTTATCCGGTGAGCTGTTTTAGCGGACTGGGTATGGCGCTGGAAGCAGGGATTACGCTGGTTAACCTTACTGAGAGCCAGTTCGGTATCGGTACGCCGCGCACGCGGTTTCCCTGGAATCTTTCAGGGACCTACATGCAGGCGATGCCCCGTATCTTCTCTCAGGACAGCAAAGGTCAGCGATACAATTTTCTGGCAGATTATTACCCTACTACCCGTATGCTCGCTTCGGCCATTTTCCGCAAAGGCTATCAGTGGCCGTTTCATGCTGAGCGTATGCTTGATTATGGTTCCAGTTTGCTGGATGTTGCCGTTTTCGAAGAGACGCAAAAAGGGAACGCCGTTTTTCTCGATTTTCTGTCTGAACCCGAACCGGCAGCGGACGGCATCCCCTTCAGTCTCAACAATCTGGATGAAGATGTCGTTACCTACCTGAAAAATAACGATGCTCTGCTGGCAATGCCGCTTGCCAGATTGCAGCGTATGAATCCACTCGCTATCCGACTCTATCAGCTACATGGGCAAGATATCAGTAAATCACCACTACAATTTACTCTGAATAACCAACATCTTAACGGTGGAATTGATGTCGATGTCTGGGGAAAAACATCTCTTGCCGGTTGCTATGCTGCCGGAGAAAACGCAGGTACACACGGTGTAACGCGTCCCGGCGGAGCTGCACTCAATGCCGGGCAGGTTTTTGCTCGCCGCTGCGCGCAACACATCGCGCATCAGCCACAACAAGCCCAACATGCAGGCATCGATCGACAGCAAATATTGTCTGCAATACATGAGGCGCAAAAATGTCTGACATCAGCCCCACAAGGCTTACTACGTGAGAATGTGCGGGAAATCATCCAGACCACGATGAGCACCCACGCCGCCATTTTATGCCGCATGGAAGGGATCGAAGATGCCGTGCGGACAATTAAAAAACTGTGTGACGATATTGAGCAGTTCGGCATTCAGTCTGATGCAAACAGCCTTACTCGCTCACTCCAGTGGCAACAGAGCACTCGTCTCGCGCTGGCAGTACTGCTTTCACTTCAGTTTTATATCCACAACGGTGGCGGAAGCCGGGGAGCCAGAGCGATTTATGACGGGAAATCAGGCATCTCACCACAAAGCGCTCGTGGACCACTTCAGACCTGGAGCTTTCGACCTGAAACTCAAGCTGACCGTCAAAGAATGATCTGTATTCGCCGGGTTTCCGATGATTATCAAATCTACTCGAGGATCTGCCGTGAAAGGGGATCATTATCATTAAACGATTTTGAACGTCAGTGGCTCAATTGGTTAACAGCCAGTGTTTTTTACACGACTGAGTAATCATTTAGTGATAGCGGCCCCACCGGCAAAAAAATGACCACAGAGGATGTCGACTACTGTTAGGCTTAGGAAAGATCTGTCGCTCAGCAAAGGAGTTTACATGGCAACACGTATTGAATTTCACAAGCACGGCGGCCCCGATGTACTGAAGGCTGTGGAGTTTACGCCCGCTGACCCGGCGGAACATGAAATCCAGGTTGAAAACAAAGCGATTGGCATTAACTATATCGATACCTACATCCGTAGCGGGCTGTATCCGCCCCCTTCTCTTCCCAGCGGGTTAGGCACCGAAGCGGCGGGCGTGGTCAGCAAAGTCGGCAGCAAAGTGACGCACATAAGCGTCGGCGATCGCGTGGTTTACGCCCAGTCCATGCTCGGCGCCTACAGTTCCGTGCATAACGTCCCTGCCGATAAAGCCGCCATTTTGCCCGACACCATCTCATTTGAGCAGGCTGCAGCATCCTTCCTGAAAGGCTTAACCGTTTTCTATCTGCTGCGTAAAACCTATGAAATCCAACCTGGCGAACCGTTTCTGTTCCATGCAGCCGCTGGTGGTGTCGGTCTGATTGCCTGCCAGTGGGCAAAAGCATTAGGGGCGAAGCTGATTGGTACCGTCGGCAATGCGCAGAAAGCGCAGACTGCATTGCAGGCCGGTGCATGGCAGGTGATTAACTATCGTGAAGAGAGCATTGTTGAGCGCGTTAAAGAGATAACCGGTGGTAAAAAAGTGCGGGTGGTTTATGACTCCGTGGGTAAAGACACCTGGGAAGCCTCACTGGACTGCCTGCAACGTCGGGGTCTGATGGTCAGTTTTGGTAATGCTTCCGGGCCGGTGACCGGCGTTAACTTAGGGATTCTGAACCAGAAAGGTTCACTGTATGCCACACGCCCTTCTCTGCAGGGCTACATCACTAACCGCCATGAATTGACCGAAGCCAGTAATGAGCTTTTTTCGCTGATTGCCAGCGGGGTTATCAAGGTTGATGTGGCAGAGAGTCAGAAGTATGCCCTGAAAGATGCGCAACGCGCGCATGAAGTCTTGGAAAGCCGGGCAACGCAGGGTTCAAGTCTTCTGATCCCTTAATTTCTACCGTTCCTAACTCATTTCAGTAGCAAGAAAAAAACCGATACGTTACTGAAGTTTGTGTCCGGAGTAAGTGAACACAGCCAGCACACTAGCGGTTTGAATGATGGCGGGAATACAAAGAATTAGGGCTTCCCGTAGGAAGCCCTTTCTTTTTTTAGTTCGGCTGTATGTAGGGTACAGCTCGATGAATTCGTTAACCGCGCAATAGTGACAGATTTGATTATCAATTCCTATTTGGTTCTAAAGGCAATGTTTCAGGTTGTGACGCACCGCTCAATACCTTAGTAAAACCGACGGTTATTGCGCTGATACTGTGGGACTTTTGGCGCTTTTATCGCCTTGATCACCCACACGACGGCGACAGCCAGTAACAGCCACGGCAACAGTTTAATCATCAGCGCAAACATCCCGCCAAGGAACATCACGGCAGTCGCCACCATCAGCGCGGCCAGAATCCCCAGCAGTGACACGCCGGTGACCATCAGCATGACAAAAAAGCCAATCACAAAAAGTAGTTCCAGCATGATGCTCTCCCATAATGAATTTCTGCTTAAACCATTACAAAAATCATGCCAAAATTAATACGTTGATTTATAAAGAAAACGTCCCGCGACAATGCGCAGGACGTGGTGAAATTGACTAACTTTTGGTGAATACTTAACGTTTATCTGCCACCAGCTTTAAGGCATGTTCCAACACGTTAATATCCGCTCCGGCTTTGTGCGCATTTTCGCTCAGATAACGACGCCACTGACGTGCCCCCGGAATGCCCTGGAACAGCCCCAGCATATGGCGGGTGATATGCCCCAGATAGGTTCCCTGGCTCAGTTCACGCTCAATGTACGGGTACATGGCGCGCACCACGGCAACAGGGTCCGCATCAGCGCCAGCACTGCCGAAAATTTCGCGATCCACAGACGACAGAATACCGGGATTTTGATAGGCTTCACGCCCCATCATCACGCCATCCATATGTTCAAGATGCGCTTTCGCTTCTTCCAGCGATTTAATACCGCCGTTGATCGACATAGTCAGTTGCGGGAAATCACGCTTTAGCTGATAAACGCGGTCATAATCCAGCGGTGGGATCTCGCGGTTTTCTTTCGGGCTCAGCCCGGAAAGCCAGGCCTTGCGGGCGTGGATGATAAACATCTCGCATTCGCCTTTACCAGAAACCGTGTTGATGAAATCACACAGAAATTCGTAGCTGTCCTGGTCATCAATACCAATACGGGTTTTGACCGTGACCGGAATCGATACCACATCGCGCATCGCCTTGATGCAATCAGCAACCAGCTGCGCGTTGCCCATCAGGCAGGCACCAAACATCCCATTCTGTACGCGGTCAGAGGGGCAACCTACATTAAGGTTAATCTCATCATAACCCCGTGCTTCAGCCAGCTTCGCGCACTGCGCCAACGCCACCGGGTCGCTTCCGCCCAGCTGTAATGCTATCGGATGCTCTTCGTCGCTATACGCCAGATAGTCGCCTTTGCCATGAATGATTGCCCCGGTGGTCACCATCTCCGTATAGAGCAACGTCTGGCCAGACAGTAAGCGCAAAAAGTAGCGGCAATGTCTGTCCGTCCAGTCGAGCATCGGCGCGATAGAAAAACGATGAGCAGGAAAAGCGGTGGACTGAGATTCAGGCAGCATGGCGAATAATTAAGCATCCGGTTAAAAAAGGGCGCTACTATAGCATAGACCGCGACGATAGTGAGCCACATCGTCGCGGATCCCCTCACGCTATTTCTGCCCTGGCTTTCCGTCGTGGGAACCAAAAAACTGCGGTGGATGGTCCACCCAGCGATCTTCGCGCGTGGCCGCATACACCGGGTTGAGCGGGTAATAGATTCGGTTAAATTTTTTATTTGCCTCACCGACGACCAGCAGGCGTACCTCTTCACTGGTGTTATTGATAAAGGTGTGGCACACGCCAGTTCCTGCCGGAAATCCAACGCTGTCGCCCGGTTCCAGCTTCCATAAATAACCGTTAATCCACGCCTCCGGATACCCTTCAAGCACGTAGATAAACTCTTCTTCATCGCTTTCGGCGTGAGGATACGACGTGCGGCGGCCCGGTGGCAGGCGTTCATGATGAATGCCGAGGCGTCCCAGGCCCAGTTTGCGGGCAAGCGGCGCGCCAATAGAAAACAGCTCATCGCTGCCGGGATAAGTAGAGTCATCTACCCCTTCCACCTCGCGCCAGTGGCGAATACAGTCCGGTCTTTTCATTTTATATTTTCCAGTATTGCGATGCGTCAGGTATAGCACACGGCGGCGGATCTCGGCGTTTTAAGCAGAACATGATAAAGTAAGGGAATATCCTTCCACGCAAATCGAGGCGCTAAAATGGAAAGAACCCCTACCCAGGAGTTGTTGGCTCAAGCTGAAAAACTCTGTGCGCAACGTAACGTGCGGCTCACGCCACAACGCCTCGAAGTGCTGCGTCTGATGAGCCTGCAGGAAGGAGCGATTAGCGCCTATGATTTGCTTGATCTGCTGCGGGAAACCGAGCCACAGGCCAAGCCGCCTACCGTGTATCGTGCTCTCGATTTTCTGCTAGAACAAGGTTTTGTCCACAAGGTGGAATCCACCAACAGCTACGTGCTCTGTCATCTGTTCGATCAACCCACCCACAGCTCAGCAATGTTCATTTGTGACCGCTGCGGTGTGGTGAAAGAAGAATGTGCGGAGGGAGTAGAAGACATCATGCATGCGCTGGCGGCGAAAATGGGTTTTGCCCTGCGTCATAACGTGATTGAGGCACATGGTCTGTGTCAGGTCTGCGTGGAGGTTGAAGCCTGCCGTCACCCTGGCGACTGCCAGCATGACCATTCGATTCAGGTGAAGAAAAAAGTCGGGCGCTAAGCGGAAGAACGTACATCCTTGTACATTCAGGCGGGAGGGGATAATTACCAACGGTAGTCGTTGCGGGTTTCCCAATCCT
It encodes:
- a CDS encoding enoyl-CoA hydratase/isomerase family protein encodes the protein MNNGTIDLHRDGYVATLIINRPTKLNALTPEMLEQLLAHCCTIEMDAEIRVVLLTSACEKAFCVGADIHRWTALSPLDMWRSWIRRGHQAFDALAQLPQPVIALIHGLAYGGGLELAAAADIRLCSEEARMALPETGLATVPGWSGTQRLTSLLGRSLVKEMVFIGEPLDAQRALDCGLVSRVTSAADLVAAGQDLAQKISQRAPIAVQIAKQVIDAGEGISTGRTLEALAGACSAATEDALEGSQAFRDKRQPHFTAR
- a CDS encoding MFS transporter, translated to MQSKNTEMASSENQAEQGHVTPQDLRRAAWTCSLGSALEYYDFALYSLASAIIFGPLFFPNQEPGIALIASFGTYFLGFAVRPVGGILFGSLGDRLGRKFVLLATVLLMGTASTLIGLLPTYETAGIWAPVMLVALRLLQGLGAGAEQAGAAVLMTEYAPRGKRGYYAALPFLGIQIGTFMASAVYFILLHNVTNIAESWLWRLPFLASVLIIAVAIYIRLHLKESPSFSKLEARKQVTDSPLRNLLKTSRRNVFVGIGLRLAENGGSSIYQALAISYIVGVVGLDKSVGTLCLMSAVVVGAIMVPIAGWLTDRFGRVIVYRSLAIFQLLITFPVWWSFSHGNVPVTIVSLSLALGVGAWGMFGAQGAFLPELFGARHRYIGVALAREVSAVIAGGIAPLIGSAIITWVIHTTDPSGISAWMPIAIYLSLLTVGTIIATFFAPETRDRDLDDLADAKVNATVPRQGTTESYHDA
- a CDS encoding FAD-binding protein, giving the protein MTHNVSSAIVDNLTDVKMPHYSPLAQASGSIDVDGYVLPEYHCNTLVLGSGAAGWRAAVELKRRDVDVIVASSKAFWGTSACSGSDKQTLHTANTRGNGDRFLALSDALSAGGSMDEDTAYIEAVGSVNTCEVLKYLGLDLPEDTFGATLRYQTDHDEFGRATSCGPRTSRLMVKVLAQEAMRLNIPLLNHTTAIKILTDGEGEMRHVTGVVAIDKSCRENPWRMVIIRCQHLVFATGGPGELYRESVYPVSCFSGLGMALEAGITLVNLTESQFGIGTPRTRFPWNLSGTYMQAMPRIFSQDSKGQRYNFLADYYPTTRMLASAIFRKGYQWPFHAERMLDYGSSLLDVAVFEETQKGNAVFLDFLSEPEPAADGIPFSLNNLDEDVVTYLKNNDALLAMPLARLQRMNPLAIRLYQLHGQDISKSPLQFTLNNQHLNGGIDVDVWGKTSLAGCYAAGENAGTHGVTRPGGAALNAGQVFARRCAQHIAHQPQQAQHAGIDRQQILSAIHEAQKCLTSAPQGLLRENVREIIQTTMSTHAAILCRMEGIEDAVRTIKKLCDDIEQFGIQSDANSLTRSLQWQQSTRLALAVLLSLQFYIHNGGGSRGARAIYDGKSGISPQSARGPLQTWSFRPETQADRQRMICIRRVSDDYQIYSRICRERGSLSLNDFERQWLNWLTASVFYTTE
- a CDS encoding quinone oxidoreductase gives rise to the protein MATRIEFHKHGGPDVLKAVEFTPADPAEHEIQVENKAIGINYIDTYIRSGLYPPPSLPSGLGTEAAGVVSKVGSKVTHISVGDRVVYAQSMLGAYSSVHNVPADKAAILPDTISFEQAAASFLKGLTVFYLLRKTYEIQPGEPFLFHAAAGGVGLIACQWAKALGAKLIGTVGNAQKAQTALQAGAWQVINYREESIVERVKEITGGKKVRVVYDSVGKDTWEASLDCLQRRGLMVSFGNASGPVTGVNLGILNQKGSLYATRPSLQGYITNRHELTEASNELFSLIASGVIKVDVAESQKYALKDAQRAHEVLESRATQGSSLLIP
- the pspG gene encoding envelope stress response protein PspG, which translates into the protein MLELLFVIGFFVMLMVTGVSLLGILAALMVATAVMFLGGMFALMIKLLPWLLLAVAVVWVIKAIKAPKVPQYQRNNRRFY
- the dusA gene encoding tRNA dihydrouridine(20/20a) synthase DusA, which gives rise to MLPESQSTAFPAHRFSIAPMLDWTDRHCRYFLRLLSGQTLLYTEMVTTGAIIHGKGDYLAYSDEEHPIALQLGGSDPVALAQCAKLAEARGYDEINLNVGCPSDRVQNGMFGACLMGNAQLVADCIKAMRDVVSIPVTVKTRIGIDDQDSYEFLCDFINTVSGKGECEMFIIHARKAWLSGLSPKENREIPPLDYDRVYQLKRDFPQLTMSINGGIKSLEEAKAHLEHMDGVMMGREAYQNPGILSSVDREIFGSAGADADPVAVVRAMYPYIERELSQGTYLGHITRHMLGLFQGIPGARQWRRYLSENAHKAGADINVLEHALKLVADKR
- a CDS encoding cupin domain-containing protein, with protein sequence MKRPDCIRHWREVEGVDDSTYPGSDELFSIGAPLARKLGLGRLGIHHERLPPGRRTSYPHAESDEEEFIYVLEGYPEAWINGYLWKLEPGDSVGFPAGTGVCHTFINNTSEEVRLLVVGEANKKFNRIYYPLNPVYAATREDRWVDHPPQFFGSHDGKPGQK
- the zur gene encoding zinc uptake transcriptional repressor Zur — protein: MERTPTQELLAQAEKLCAQRNVRLTPQRLEVLRLMSLQEGAISAYDLLDLLRETEPQAKPPTVYRALDFLLEQGFVHKVESTNSYVLCHLFDQPTHSSAMFICDRCGVVKEECAEGVEDIMHALAAKMGFALRHNVIEAHGLCQVCVEVEACRHPGDCQHDHSIQVKKKVGR